The DNA window TGGTTTATCGGCGCGATCGCCCCCAGCAACATCAGCAGGGCATGCGGCAAAAATGCGCTGACCCCACCAACGCCCAACTACAAGCAATGATCCATGCCCTGCGAGAACGGCAGGTGTTAATGCATTCTGCCCATAGTTTGCTCAGTCAGTTGCAGCAGCTTGCCTATCGGTTGCGCCGGGAAGATATCTGGGGGGCGCGTGGGTTTCCGCTGGCGGAACCCCTGGAAATGACCGATCCAGATACGGGTGAAACCAGTTTGAAAGACATCCCTGTTCACGCGGACAACAGCGACCCAGAAGTCGCCGAACGTTCTGAATTACAGGCATTTTGTTATGAACAATTATTTGATTGTCTAAACCAGGGAATTCGCGAAGGGATTGACGATCGCCTCCGAACCTTGAAACAACGCCGCTATGCCCAACTTGCCCATCAGCTAAAACCCGCCCTGCGGTTGCTGTATTTTGAGAACAAATCCCAGGGGCAGATCGCAGAACAACTTGGCATGACGAATCAATCCCAGGTCAGCCGTATCCTCAATCCCAGAGAACTGATGGCTAATATTCGTCAGCGCACTCTGGAAACGTTACTCCAACGCATCCTGGATAGGGTGCGAGAGTTAGAAATCATGGATTTTCCGCTATCACCCGATTACCTCCAAAACCTCATGCATCAGGTCGGTGTCTTTGTCGATGAACAAGTGTTTGAAACAGCCCTCGCCGAAATTAATTCGAGCCGCAACCGCTCAATGGATAGTTTATATGCCCATCACCTGCGCCAGATTTTGAACGAACAGGAAATGAATTCCGCTGCTTAGAAAATTGAGAATGATGAATTGTAAATGATGAATTGGGGAATCGGTAACGGTTCTCTCATTCCATCCACCCCACCCCACCCCCCTTTCCCAAAAGGAGTACCTATGAGCGCTCAAATTGATATGACTAACCTACTCGTTGATTTAGAAGCATTGCAAGAAGCCATTGTTCCGTTAGAGTCAGAGCACTTTCAACGAGCAGCACAGATGAGCCAAGCAGCGATCGCAGAAGCTCATCAATGGCGCACTTACGTCAATGGATTAGCGCTCTGTAGCTTTGTCCAATGGTTGCAGGAACGAGCTCCAGATTTGCCCGTGCAGCAGGATCTTTGCACATT is part of the Kovacikia minuta CCNUW1 genome and encodes:
- a CDS encoding sigma-70 family RNA polymerase sigma factor, producing MNESSKYWKLVRIDAAESGGGYKLEPIPPAQEFFAVQFPESISCKAVPQASVQRELLNLSRADSEPEADSLKAELCLRCYVSHPILQACRKRARLFGSGHGFTYRDLLPFVLNDDGKPLRGQFIPFSVEILNSFSAEYQSNLARWVDLRVRRNSELNQFLLECGLRISSDWAFLNRANPKEFTGIDRALLEVFHLVYRRDRPQQHQQGMRQKCADPTNAQLQAMIHALRERQVLMHSAHSLLSQLQQLAYRLRREDIWGARGFPLAEPLEMTDPDTGETSLKDIPVHADNSDPEVAERSELQAFCYEQLFDCLNQGIREGIDDRLRTLKQRRYAQLAHQLKPALRLLYFENKSQGQIAEQLGMTNQSQVSRILNPRELMANIRQRTLETLLQRILDRVRELEIMDFPLSPDYLQNLMHQVGVFVDEQVFETALAEINSSRNRSMDSLYAHHLRQILNEQEMNSAA